In a single window of the Raphanus sativus cultivar WK10039 chromosome 9, ASM80110v3, whole genome shotgun sequence genome:
- the LOC108825287 gene encoding uncharacterized protein LOC108825287, protein MANDEIELTVTNPSHGHSLQHNVAKYSPECLICKESGKPEFYKCHLCDFNLCPACARKPLIVEPKRSHEHPLTLMPKSSFIFTCIACGVGDLRSPLCLCIPCCFTIHRECVDLPRVICINLHDEHRISFVLPLGVGAWKCGVCRKKVDGEYGAFSCSTCPNYAVHSRCAIKWEVWDQIELEGVPEEDPQEIAPFTVLGDDVIKHFSHEHNLKHIIQDAAEAAHYESKQCNACILPVYSDPCYICTNNECDFILHKVCANLPKMKRHPADPERFSLFTEDVGGISCSCCKQIGSGFAYIALGCVIDIRCALIRNGLIHKSHPHSPLFFLFRAGRSAICSNCNQNNFYMMSCDECDNFCLCFRCATLPSVVKNKYDQHPLYLSYGENTNGEYWCEICEERTDPNKWFYTCDECSSTLHITCVLGRKPYFRKGFIHKSEDSEIQILPNDYMTRPHCRRCSSRCEGPLVMKTLTLKDWFRCFNCTV, encoded by the coding sequence ATGGCGAATGATGAGATAGAGCTAACAGTAACTAATCCATCTCACGGACACTCTCTCCAGCACAATGTAGCTAAATATTCTCCAGAGTGTCTCATCTGTAAAGAGAGTGGTAAGCCTGAATTCTATAAATGTCACCTTTGTGACTTCAATCTATGTCCGGCCTGTGCGAGGAAGCCACTTATCGTAGAACCCAAAAGGTCGCATGAGCATCCACTCACGCTCATGCCGAAGtcttcttttattttcactTGTATTGCTTGTGGGGTGGGTGATCTCCGCTCACCTCTTTGTTTATGTATCCCATGCTGTTTCACAATTCATAGGGAATGCGTTGACTTGCCACGTGTCATATGCATCAATCTCCACGACGAGCACCGCATTTCATTTGTTCTACCTTTAGGCGTTGGAGCGTGGAAATGTGGGGTTTGTCGCAAGAAAGTTGATGGAGAGTATGGTGCATTTTCATGCTCCACTTGCCCTAACTATGCTGTTCATTCGAGATGCGCGATCAAGTGGGAAGTGTGGGATCAGATAGAACTAGAAGGAGTGCCGGAAGAAGATCCTCAAGAAATTGCACCATTCACGGTGCTTGGAGATGATGTCATAAAACATTTCAGTCATGAACACAACCTTAAGCACATCATACAAGATGCAGCTGAGGCCGCTCATTACGAAAGCAAGCAATGCAATGCATGCATCCTGCCCGTCTATTCGGATCCATGCTATATATGTACAAACAATGAATGCGACTTCATTCTTCATAAAGTCTGCGCTAACCTTCCAAAAATGAAAAGACATCCGGCTGACCCTGAAAGATTCAGTCTATTTACTGAGGATGTGGGCGGTATAAGCTGCAGTTGTTGTAAGCAAATTGGAAGCGGCTTCGCCTACATAGCTCTTGGCTGTGTGATTGATATTCGATGCGCTCTTATACGCAATGGACTCATCCACAAAAGCCACCCTCATTCACCACTCTTCTTTTTATTCAGGGCAGGCCGCTCAGCCATTTGCTCAAATTGTAATCAAAATAACTTCTATATGATGAGTTGTGATGAATGCGACAACTTTTGTTTGTGCTTCAGATGCGCTACTCTACCAAGTGTGGTGAAAAACAAGTACGACCAACATCCCCTTTACTTAAGCTACGGTGAGAATACGAATGGAGAATACTGGTGTGAGATATGCGAGGAGAGAACAGATCCAAACAAGTGGTTCTATACTTGTGACGAGTGTTCTTCCACGCTTCATATCACTTGTGTATTGGGTAGGAAACCTTATTTTAGGAAGGGATTCATCCATAAATCTGAAGACTCCGAAATCCAAATTCTCCCCAACGATTACATGACAAGGCCACATTGTCGACGTTGTTCCTCTCGTTGCGAAGGTCCCTTGGTCATGAAAACATTGACACTTAAAGATTGGTTCCGTTGTTTCAATTGCACTGTTTAA
- the LOC108825654 gene encoding DNA repair RAD52-like protein 2, chloroplastic has product MSSSISSSTMSLQMQTSTTVFRNSAPSTASQRLLPLRTVAVRQETSSSWRGVRCSGVGDAWKQKAVPNSNYVVPMDDKFSSSSSITRPLIEILRDLNKKIPDNIVKSHGPGSNAASSGFIPWYHANRMLSFYAPGWCGEVRDVIYSENGSVVTVVYRLTIRGSDGEAHRESTGTATMTGDHIEDPVAEAEEMAFCRACARFGLGLYLYHES; this is encoded by the exons ATGTCTTCTTCCATCTCCTCTTCAACAATGTCTTTGCAGATGCAAACCTCCACGACCGTCTTCAGAAACTCCGCCCCATCTACCGCCTCCCAAAGACTCCTCCCACTAAGAACCGTCGCGGTTCGCCAAGAAACGTCATCATCGTGGAGAGGAGTCAGATGCAGCGGCGTTGGAGACGCCTGGAAGCAAAAAGCAGTTCCTAACTCCAACTATGTGGTCCCTATGGACGACAagttctcctcctcctcatccatCACTCGGCCTCTGATCGAGATACTTCGcgatctcaacaaaaagatcCCCGATAACATCGTCAAGAGCCATGGTCCTGGATCCAATGCCGCTTCTTCTGGCTTCATCCCCTG GTACCATGCAAACCGGATGCTAAGCTTCTACGCACCGGGTTGGTGTGGGGAAGTTCGAGATGTCATTTACTCTGAGAACGGTTCCGTCGTCACCGTTGTTTATCGTCTCACCATTCGTGGCTCCGATGGTGAG GCACATCGTGAATCTACTGGGACAGCAACCATGACTGGTGATCACATCGAGGATCCAGTTGCTGAAGCTGAGGAAATGGCATTCTGCAGAGCATGTGCAAGATTTGGTCTCGGCTTGTATCTGTATCATGAGTCGTAG